One Halostella limicola genomic window carries:
- a CDS encoding D-aminoacyl-tRNA deacylase, giving the protein MIAIVVSRADEASEHVGEHLLELGDWERRRDEERPDADGGGVYYRTDGFELRTFDDLHLHVDDPAAAFDDPDWLAFASRHSGDTGALLTAHFTGNFGPAEYGGQDQALAEACPNAHARVVAAFAERAPEEYDVGMECTHHGPSEVSVPSMFVELGSGEAEWEDPAGARAVAGAILDLRGVDPHRDRTLVGFGGGHYAPRFTRIVRETGWAVGHIAADWCLDAMGAPEENRDVVRRAFEQSGATHAVVDGDRPELEGVIEGLGYRAVSETWAREVDDVPLSLAEALEAALVPVDDGLRFGDRARRRDPDSDGGGERVPADFDVVPLPDDLLAEAQAIDPDATREAVASATVAFETREGGTRARGRAAVPAGDDLDDLVEALAAILREKFDDVAVEDDAVVATETAFDPELAAKLGVPQGPEFGALADGEAVTVDGETIPPEVVHSERTHRFET; this is encoded by the coding sequence GTGATAGCGATCGTCGTCAGCCGCGCGGACGAGGCCTCCGAGCACGTCGGCGAGCACCTGCTGGAACTGGGCGACTGGGAGCGCCGCCGGGACGAGGAGCGGCCGGACGCCGACGGCGGCGGCGTCTACTACCGAACCGACGGCTTCGAACTCCGGACGTTCGACGACCTCCACCTGCACGTCGACGACCCGGCGGCCGCGTTCGACGACCCCGACTGGCTCGCGTTCGCGTCGCGGCACTCCGGCGACACGGGGGCGCTTCTGACGGCGCACTTCACGGGGAACTTCGGTCCCGCGGAGTACGGCGGCCAGGACCAGGCCCTCGCGGAGGCGTGTCCGAACGCCCACGCCCGCGTCGTCGCGGCGTTCGCCGAGCGCGCGCCCGAGGAGTACGACGTCGGGATGGAGTGTACGCACCACGGCCCGAGCGAGGTGAGCGTCCCGTCCATGTTCGTCGAGCTCGGCAGCGGCGAGGCCGAGTGGGAGGACCCGGCCGGCGCGCGCGCCGTCGCGGGGGCCATCCTCGACCTCCGCGGCGTCGACCCGCACCGCGACCGGACGCTCGTCGGCTTCGGCGGCGGCCACTACGCCCCGCGGTTCACCCGGATCGTACGCGAGACGGGGTGGGCAGTGGGCCACATCGCCGCCGACTGGTGTCTGGACGCGATGGGCGCGCCGGAGGAAAACCGCGACGTGGTCCGGCGGGCGTTCGAGCAAAGCGGCGCGACCCACGCCGTGGTCGACGGCGACCGCCCCGAGCTGGAGGGCGTGATCGAGGGCCTCGGCTACCGCGCCGTGAGCGAGACGTGGGCGCGGGAGGTCGACGACGTTCCCCTCTCGCTCGCCGAGGCGCTCGAAGCGGCGCTGGTCCCGGTCGACGACGGACTGCGGTTCGGCGACCGCGCGCGACGCCGCGACCCCGACTCCGACGGCGGCGGCGAGCGCGTCCCGGCCGACTTCGACGTCGTCCCCCTGCCCGACGACCTGCTCGCGGAGGCGCAGGCGATCGACCCCGACGCGACGCGCGAGGCGGTCGCGTCGGCGACGGTCGCGTTCGAGACGCGCGAGGGCGGCACGCGCGCCAGGGGCCGCGCGGCCGTCCCGGCCGGCGACGACCTCGACGACCTCGTCGAGGCGCTCGCGGCGATCCTCCGCGAGAAGTTCGACGACGTGGCCGTCGAGGACGACGCCGTCGTCGCCACCGAGACCGCGTTCGACCCGGAACTGGCCGCGAAGCTCGGCGTCCCGCAGGGGCCCGAGTTCGGCGCGCTGGCCGACGGCGAGGCGGTCACCGTCGACGGCGAGACGATCCCCCCCGAAGTGGTTCACTCGGAGCGAACGCACCGGTTCGAGACCTAA
- a CDS encoding sodium:calcium antiporter gives MKNRLQHPLVAVAVVTLVTIPWVVVDLTGMAESLGHVGTVAVSGLSVLGASFLLAWGAETAEKDVPRAFAIAVLAILAVAPEYAVDALYAWQAGQGRPGAGDLAVANMTGANRILIGLGWSGIALFSIYRAKTSGDVAVEHNDGFLKDAVLLDRSIATEVFFLALATLWAFFVPLNGGIGALDLIILVGIYVVYIGIIVRGEPEDDEVHVGVPAYLQKTPKTTRIPAVLVLFAYSGYLIFTAVEPFAHGLEEIGIQYGIPEFFMIQWVAPLASESPELIVTAYLVNKARTTAAFNALISSKLNQWTLLIGTLGVVYSISLGSYGVLEFNSKQAAEIWITAAQSFFALAVLINFRITMREAVTLLVLFVSQVLIEYLHIRGVVEFISTFDLLIVYTVVYMIIGGVMFLTQMDHVRTVGRLAKANATGGQPVVESD, from the coding sequence ATGAAGAATCGGCTGCAACACCCTCTCGTCGCCGTCGCGGTCGTGACGCTGGTGACAATCCCGTGGGTCGTCGTCGACCTCACGGGGATGGCGGAGTCGCTCGGTCACGTGGGCACCGTCGCCGTGAGCGGACTATCGGTCCTCGGCGCGTCGTTCCTGCTCGCTTGGGGCGCCGAGACCGCGGAGAAGGACGTGCCGCGCGCGTTCGCCATCGCCGTGCTCGCCATCCTGGCGGTGGCGCCCGAGTACGCCGTCGACGCCCTGTACGCGTGGCAGGCGGGTCAGGGACGGCCCGGCGCTGGCGACCTCGCCGTCGCCAACATGACCGGCGCGAACCGGATCCTCATCGGGCTCGGCTGGTCCGGCATCGCCCTGTTCTCCATCTACCGCGCGAAGACAAGCGGGGACGTGGCGGTCGAACACAACGACGGCTTCCTCAAGGACGCCGTCCTGCTCGACCGGAGCATCGCCACCGAAGTGTTCTTCCTCGCGCTCGCGACCCTGTGGGCCTTCTTCGTCCCGCTCAACGGCGGGATCGGCGCGCTCGACCTGATCATCCTCGTCGGCATCTACGTCGTCTACATCGGGATCATCGTCCGCGGCGAACCCGAGGACGACGAGGTGCACGTTGGCGTGCCGGCGTACCTCCAGAAGACGCCGAAGACCACGCGGATACCTGCCGTCCTCGTGCTCTTCGCCTACTCCGGCTACCTCATCTTCACCGCGGTCGAGCCGTTCGCACACGGGCTGGAGGAGATCGGTATCCAGTACGGCATCCCCGAGTTCTTCATGATCCAGTGGGTCGCGCCGCTGGCGAGCGAGAGCCCGGAGCTGATCGTCACCGCCTACCTCGTGAACAAGGCGCGGACGACCGCGGCCTTCAACGCGCTCATCTCCTCGAAGCTCAACCAGTGGACGCTGCTCATCGGGACGCTCGGCGTCGTCTACAGCATCTCGCTGGGGAGCTACGGCGTGCTGGAGTTCAACTCCAAGCAGGCGGCCGAGATCTGGATCACGGCGGCGCAGAGCTTCTTCGCGCTCGCCGTGCTGATCAACTTCCGCATCACGATGCGCGAGGCGGTGACGCTGCTCGTGCTGTTCGTCTCGCAGGTGCTCATCGAGTACCTCCACATCCGGGGCGTGGTCGAGTTCATCAGCACCTTCGACCTGCTCATCGTCTACACCGTCGTCTACATGATCATCGGCGGCGTCATGTTCCTCACGCAGATGGACCACGTGCGGACCGTCGGCCGACTGGCGAAGGCGAACGCCACCGGCGGCCAGCCCGTGGTCGAGTCTGACTGA